The proteins below are encoded in one region of Paenacidovorax monticola:
- a CDS encoding Bug family tripartite tricarboxylate transporter substrate binding protein: protein MRRWIGGLALWMAWMAGAQAQAWPDKPVRVVVPFPASGATDLVARVVAQRVSQDLGQQFVVDNKPGAGGTIGAAEAAKAPADGYTLLLTTSSTHAISPHLMPRLAYDPRKDFTPVAHVADAPSVLLVTPSLPAKSVAELIAYAKAHPNELNYATSGNGTIVHLNAAAFSAQAGVQMTHVPYKGTALAIPDLAAGQTHVLFDSLPTGMPHVRSGKLRALAVTSERRTTLAPELPTMAESGLPGFSSVTWFGVYLPAGAPPALVERVNKAFNKAIQAPEVAESLAKLGVEPAKPTTPARFDAMVKDDSDRWAKVIRDLKITLQ from the coding sequence ATGCGTCGTTGGATCGGGGGCTTGGCGTTGTGGATGGCATGGATGGCGGGAGCGCAGGCGCAGGCCTGGCCCGACAAGCCCGTGCGCGTGGTAGTGCCATTTCCGGCCAGCGGTGCGACCGACCTTGTGGCGCGCGTGGTGGCGCAGCGCGTGTCGCAGGACCTGGGCCAGCAGTTCGTGGTGGACAACAAGCCTGGCGCGGGCGGCACCATCGGCGCGGCCGAGGCCGCCAAGGCCCCGGCCGACGGCTACACGCTGCTGCTCACCACGAGCAGCACGCATGCGATCTCGCCGCACCTGATGCCGCGCCTGGCCTACGACCCGCGCAAGGATTTCACGCCCGTGGCCCATGTGGCCGATGCGCCGAGCGTGCTGCTGGTCACGCCCTCGCTGCCCGCCAAGAGCGTGGCCGAGCTGATCGCCTATGCCAAGGCCCATCCGAACGAACTCAACTACGCCACCAGCGGCAACGGCACCATCGTGCACCTGAACGCCGCCGCCTTCAGTGCGCAGGCCGGTGTGCAGATGACGCATGTGCCCTACAAGGGCACGGCGCTGGCCATTCCCGACCTGGCCGCGGGCCAGACCCATGTGCTGTTCGACTCGTTGCCCACGGGCATGCCCCACGTGCGCAGCGGCAAGCTGCGCGCGCTGGCCGTGACCAGCGAAAGGCGCACCACGCTGGCCCCCGAGCTGCCCACCATGGCCGAGTCGGGCCTGCCGGGCTTCTCGTCGGTGACCTGGTTTGGCGTGTACTTGCCCGCCGGTGCCCCGCCCGCGCTGGTCGAGCGCGTGAACAAGGCCTTCAACAAGGCCATCCAGGCGCCCGAAGTGGCCGAAAGCCTGGCCAAGCTGGGCGTGGAGCCCGCCAAGCCCACCACGCCCGCCAGGTTCGACGCGATGGTGAAGGATGACAGCGACCGCTGGGCCAAGGTCATCCGCGATCTCAAGATCACGCTGCAGTGA
- a CDS encoding LysR family transcriptional regulator: MRAHQLQDTALRYFLEVAQGGSLTEASARLHVAASALSRQIAGLEAQLGAPLFERHPRGMVLTEAGEILARHARRAQLDAEHALGEIGALRGLRAGQVRLATSDAFANELVPRLCAEFQGTHQGIQFSVQVLPTAQVPGAVRGGAADIGLCFSRAPEKDIAVAYRQSAPVLALLPPGHALACARSLTLARMARYPLALPPPETTVRQMIDIVCSRQGLRLEPVLVSNHAKTMLHFVASGGGLSVSSEVAARHMVAAGALVARPIADQGMDLRDLEVQTLAGRSLPVAAQAFLALLCTRLPGPW; encoded by the coding sequence ATGCGCGCCCACCAGTTGCAGGACACTGCCCTGCGCTACTTCCTCGAAGTGGCGCAGGGCGGCTCGCTCACCGAGGCCTCGGCACGCCTGCATGTGGCGGCTTCGGCGCTGAGCCGCCAGATCGCAGGGCTCGAGGCACAGCTCGGCGCACCGCTGTTCGAGCGGCACCCGCGCGGCATGGTGCTGACCGAAGCCGGAGAGATCCTCGCGCGCCACGCACGGCGCGCACAGCTGGACGCCGAGCATGCCCTGGGCGAGATCGGCGCGCTGCGCGGCCTGCGCGCGGGACAGGTGCGGCTGGCCACGTCCGACGCCTTCGCCAACGAGCTCGTGCCGCGCCTGTGCGCGGAATTCCAGGGCACGCACCAGGGCATCCAGTTCAGCGTGCAGGTGCTGCCCACCGCCCAGGTGCCTGGCGCGGTGCGCGGCGGTGCGGCCGACATCGGCCTGTGCTTCAGCCGCGCGCCCGAGAAGGACATCGCCGTGGCCTACCGCCAGAGCGCGCCGGTGCTGGCCCTGCTGCCGCCGGGCCATGCCCTGGCCTGCGCGCGCAGCCTCACGCTCGCGCGCATGGCGCGCTACCCGCTGGCCCTGCCCCCGCCCGAGACCACGGTGCGCCAGATGATCGACATCGTCTGCAGCCGCCAGGGCCTGCGGCTGGAGCCCGTGCTCGTGAGCAACCACGCCAAGACCATGCTGCATTTCGTCGCCAGCGGCGGCGGGCTGTCGGTGTCGAGCGAGGTCGCGGCGCGCCACATGGTCGCCGCCGGCGCCCTGGTGGCCCGGCCTATCGCCGACCAGGGCATGGACCTGCGCGATCTCGAGGTGCAGACCCTTGCGGGCCGCAGCCTGCCCGTGGCGGCGCAGGCTTTCCTGGCGCTGCTGTGCACGCGCCTGCCGGGGCCCTGGTGA
- a CDS encoding uracil-DNA glycosylase, which produces MNTAVDTQLVSADPVDWQVAPGWQPLVDGFFAGEAGQRLQAFLQARLEAGATVFPPHPLRALELTPPDSVRVVILGQDPYHGRGQAEGLAFSVAPGVRLPPSLQNIFKEMQRDLGVPFPPFPNPGGSLAKWAKNGVLLLNTCLTVEEGQAASHSGKGWELLTDAVIRHVAEGERPVVFMLWGSHAQSKRAFIPRDRGHLVLTANHPSPLSALRPPVPFIGCGHFGQARAFREQHGY; this is translated from the coding sequence ATGAACACTGCCGTCGACACCCAGCTCGTGAGCGCCGATCCGGTCGACTGGCAGGTGGCCCCGGGCTGGCAGCCCCTGGTGGACGGGTTTTTCGCGGGCGAGGCGGGCCAACGGCTGCAGGCCTTCCTGCAAGCGCGGCTGGAGGCCGGCGCCACGGTGTTCCCGCCGCACCCGCTGCGCGCACTGGAACTCACGCCGCCCGACAGCGTGCGCGTGGTCATCCTGGGCCAGGACCCCTACCACGGCCGCGGCCAGGCCGAGGGGCTGGCATTCTCGGTCGCGCCGGGCGTGCGCCTGCCGCCGTCGCTGCAGAACATCTTCAAGGAAATGCAGCGCGACCTGGGCGTGCCTTTCCCGCCCTTTCCCAACCCTGGCGGCAGCCTGGCCAAGTGGGCGAAGAACGGCGTGCTGCTGCTCAACACCTGCCTCACGGTCGAGGAGGGCCAGGCCGCGAGCCACTCCGGCAAGGGCTGGGAGCTGCTGACCGATGCGGTGATCCGCCACGTGGCCGAAGGCGAGCGCCCCGTGGTCTTCATGCTCTGGGGCAGCCATGCGCAGTCCAAGCGGGCCTTCATCCCGCGCGACCGGGGGCATCTCGTGCTCACGGCCAACCACCCCTCGCCGCTGTCGGCGCTGCGCCCGCCCGTGCCGTTCATCGGCTGCGGGCATTTCGGCCAGGCGCGCGCGTTCCGCGAGCAGCACGGCTACTGA
- the trpC gene encoding indole-3-glycerol phosphate synthase TrpC: MSDILNQIVAVKREEIAAAQKKMPLAAMRRDAESRVLTRDFEGALRAKIAKGQAAVIAEVKKASPSKGVLRADFIPADIAQSYAEGDGKVSAACLSVLTDRQFFQGSVDYLKQARASCPLPVLRKDFMVDPYQVYEARAMGADCILLIAACLDDAQMADLEAIARGLDMAVLVEVHDGAELDRALRLKTPLVGINNRNLRTFEVSLATTLDLRKNVPADRLLVTESGILQPSDVKTLRDAGIDAFLVGEAFMRAKEPGLALAQLFG; the protein is encoded by the coding sequence ATGAGTGACATCCTGAACCAGATCGTGGCCGTCAAGCGCGAGGAAATCGCCGCCGCGCAAAAGAAGATGCCGCTGGCCGCCATGCGCCGCGACGCCGAAAGCCGCGTGCTCACGCGCGACTTCGAGGGCGCGCTGCGCGCCAAGATCGCCAAGGGCCAGGCGGCGGTGATCGCCGAGGTCAAGAAGGCCAGCCCCAGCAAGGGCGTGCTGCGCGCCGACTTCATCCCCGCCGACATCGCGCAGAGCTATGCCGAGGGCGACGGCAAGGTCAGCGCGGCCTGTCTCTCGGTGCTGACCGACCGGCAGTTCTTCCAGGGCAGTGTGGACTACCTCAAGCAGGCGCGCGCCAGCTGCCCGCTGCCCGTGCTGCGCAAGGACTTCATGGTGGACCCCTATCAGGTCTACGAGGCGCGCGCCATGGGCGCGGACTGCATCCTGCTGATCGCGGCCTGTCTCGACGACGCGCAGATGGCGGACCTCGAAGCCATCGCGCGCGGCCTGGACATGGCCGTGCTCGTCGAGGTGCACGACGGCGCCGAACTGGACCGCGCGCTCCGGCTGAAGACGCCGCTCGTGGGCATCAACAACCGCAACCTGCGCACGTTCGAGGTGTCGCTTGCGACCACGCTCGATCTGCGCAAGAACGTGCCGGCCGACCGCCTGCTCGTCACCGAATCGGGCATCCTGCAGCCGTCCGACGTGAAGACCCTGCGCGACGCGGGCATCGACGCCTTCCTCGTCGGCGAGGCCTTCATGCGCGCCAAGGAGCCGGGGCTGGCCCTGGCCCAGCTGTTCGGCTGA
- the trpD gene encoding anthranilate phosphoribosyltransferase, with protein MSITPQEALQRTIEHREIFHDEMLHLMRMIMSGELSPVMTAAIITGLRVKKETIGEITAAAQVMREFSTKVHVADTAHMVDIVGTGGDGANTFNISTCSMFVAAAAGAKISKHGGRGVSSKSGSADVMEALGVHINLPPEAIARCIAEVGIGFMFAPNHHPAMKNVAPVRKELGVRTIFNILGPLTNPAGAPNILMGVFHPDLVGIQVRALQRLGAEHAVVVYGRDGMDEVSLGAATMVGELKNGEITEYEIHPEDFGMAMASNRALKVETPEQSRELLLSVLKGEPGAAREIVCLNAGVALYAANVAGTMADGIARARAAIDSGAAQAKLDQLVTRTHALAAA; from the coding sequence ATGTCCATCACTCCCCAGGAAGCGCTGCAGCGCACCATCGAGCACCGCGAAATCTTCCATGACGAGATGCTGCACCTGATGCGCATGATCATGAGCGGCGAGCTGTCGCCCGTCATGACGGCGGCCATCATCACGGGGCTGCGCGTGAAGAAGGAAACCATTGGCGAGATCACGGCCGCCGCGCAGGTGATGCGCGAGTTCTCCACCAAGGTGCATGTGGCCGACACGGCGCACATGGTCGACATCGTGGGCACGGGCGGCGACGGCGCCAACACCTTCAACATCTCCACCTGCTCGATGTTCGTGGCGGCCGCGGCAGGCGCCAAGATCAGCAAGCACGGCGGCCGCGGCGTGTCGAGCAAGAGCGGCAGCGCCGACGTGATGGAGGCGCTGGGCGTGCACATCAACCTGCCGCCCGAGGCCATCGCGCGCTGCATCGCCGAGGTGGGCATCGGCTTCATGTTCGCGCCCAACCACCATCCCGCCATGAAGAACGTGGCGCCCGTGCGCAAGGAACTGGGCGTGCGCACCATCTTCAACATCCTGGGCCCGCTCACCAACCCGGCGGGCGCGCCCAACATCCTCATGGGCGTGTTCCACCCCGACCTCGTGGGCATCCAGGTGCGCGCGCTGCAGCGCCTGGGCGCCGAGCATGCCGTGGTGGTCTATGGCCGCGACGGCATGGACGAGGTGAGCCTGGGCGCGGCCACCATGGTGGGCGAGCTGAAGAACGGCGAAATCACCGAGTACGAGATCCATCCCGAGGACTTCGGCATGGCCATGGCGAGCAACCGCGCGCTCAAGGTGGAAACGCCCGAACAGTCGCGCGAGCTGTTGCTGTCCGTGCTCAAGGGCGAGCCTGGAGCGGCGCGGGAGATCGTGTGCCTCAATGCGGGCGTGGCGCTGTATGCGGCCAATGTGGCCGGCACCATGGCCGACGGCATCGCGCGCGCGCGCGCCGCGATCGATTCGGGCGCGGCCCAGGCCAAGCTCGACCAGCTCGTCACGCGCACGCACGCGCTCGCGGCGGCCTGA
- a CDS encoding LysE family translocator, whose protein sequence is MPDSHQLLMFVAAGWLLNLTPGPDVLYIVSNALRSGTRAGIVAGLGITAGCFVHIFAAAVGVGALLATSATAFTVLKWLGAAYLMWMGVRMLLSRPSGDGGSAAAIAAAQACAAEGATPLSKVFLGGFWTNVLNPKVAIFFLAFVPQFIAPGTENKALAFVLLGVLFNVNAIPVNSGWALAAGWMARRVGAVQRGMHWLDRVAGAMFIGFGLKLAFTDQPSR, encoded by the coding sequence ATGCCTGACAGCCACCAACTGCTCATGTTCGTCGCGGCCGGATGGCTGCTCAACCTCACGCCGGGGCCGGACGTGCTCTACATCGTGTCCAACGCGCTGCGCTCGGGCACCCGCGCGGGCATCGTGGCGGGCCTGGGCATCACGGCGGGGTGCTTCGTGCACATCTTCGCGGCCGCCGTGGGCGTGGGGGCGCTGCTGGCCACTTCGGCCACGGCGTTCACCGTGCTCAAGTGGCTGGGCGCGGCCTACCTGATGTGGATGGGGGTGCGCATGCTGCTGTCCAGGCCCTCCGGTGATGGAGGCAGTGCCGCGGCCATTGCCGCCGCTCAGGCTTGCGCCGCCGAGGGCGCCACACCGCTGTCCAAGGTGTTCCTGGGCGGCTTCTGGACCAATGTGCTCAACCCCAAGGTCGCGATCTTCTTCCTGGCCTTCGTGCCGCAATTCATCGCGCCGGGCACCGAGAACAAGGCGCTGGCCTTCGTGCTGCTGGGTGTGCTGTTCAACGTCAACGCCATCCCCGTCAACTCGGGCTGGGCGCTGGCTGCGGGCTGGATGGCGCGCCGCGTGGGTGCCGTGCAGCGCGGCATGCATTGGCTGGACCGCGTGGCGGGGGCCATGTTCATCGGCTTCGGGCTCAAGCTGGCCTTCACCGACCAACCCTCGCGCTGA
- a CDS encoding DinB family protein: MTAPTALAQLFQYKRWANEELLALGEASQAALPADDYRLFVRILNHTYVVDRIFASHLQGLPQTAYAATNTEETPPLPSLREAVRASDDWYLQYASGLAETQLAEPLKFRFTDGDTGTMTRGEILNHIVVHGTYHRGAAGRILAVHSVPLPRDSLTTFLHRLQPERRWS, translated from the coding sequence ATGACAGCGCCCACCGCCCTCGCGCAGCTGTTCCAGTACAAGCGGTGGGCCAACGAGGAACTGCTCGCGCTGGGCGAAGCGTCGCAGGCGGCGCTGCCGGCCGACGACTACCGGCTTTTCGTGCGCATCCTGAACCACACCTACGTGGTGGACCGCATCTTCGCGAGCCATCTGCAAGGCCTGCCGCAGACGGCCTACGCAGCGACCAACACCGAGGAAACCCCGCCATTGCCGTCGCTGCGCGAGGCTGTGCGGGCATCGGATGACTGGTACCTGCAGTACGCCTCGGGCCTGGCCGAGACGCAACTGGCCGAGCCCCTGAAGTTCCGATTCACGGATGGCGACACCGGCACCATGACCCGGGGCGAGATCCTGAACCACATCGTGGTCCACGGCACCTACCACCGGGGCGCCGCCGGCCGCATTCTGGCGGTGCATTCCGTGCCACTGCCGCGCGATTCGCTCACCACCTTCCTGCACCGCCTGCAACCGGAAAGACGCTGGTCGTAA
- a CDS encoding aminodeoxychorismate/anthranilate synthase component II produces MKLLMIDNYDSFTYNIVQYFGELGAEVEVFRNDEITLEGIAARAPDRLVVSPGPCSPAEAGISVAAIQHFAGKLPILGVCLGHQSIGAAFGGTIVRAKELMHGKTSVITTTRQGVFAGLPEQFTVNRYHSLAIERATCPEVLQITAWTDDGEIMGVRHKELSIEGVQFHPESILTEHGHAMLKNFLEQRA; encoded by the coding sequence ATGAAACTGCTCATGATCGACAACTACGACAGCTTCACCTACAACATCGTGCAGTACTTCGGCGAATTGGGCGCCGAGGTCGAGGTGTTCCGCAACGACGAGATCACGCTCGAAGGCATCGCCGCGCGCGCGCCCGACCGGCTCGTGGTCTCGCCCGGCCCCTGCTCGCCGGCCGAGGCCGGCATCTCGGTGGCCGCCATCCAGCACTTCGCGGGCAAGCTGCCCATCCTTGGGGTGTGCCTGGGGCACCAGAGCATTGGCGCGGCCTTTGGCGGCACCATCGTGCGCGCCAAGGAGCTCATGCATGGCAAGACCAGCGTGATCACCACCACGCGCCAGGGGGTGTTCGCGGGCCTGCCCGAGCAGTTCACGGTGAACCGCTACCACTCGCTGGCCATCGAGCGCGCCACCTGCCCCGAGGTCCTGCAGATCACGGCCTGGACCGACGACGGCGAGATCATGGGCGTGCGCCACAAGGAGCTGTCCATCGAAGGCGTGCAGTTCCACCCCGAGAGCATCCTCACCGAACACGGCCACGCGATGCTCAAGAACTTCCTGGAGCAGCGCGCATGA
- a CDS encoding chorismate mutase yields MTRAIENVQHCTTMDDVRRHIDALDDILVPLLVQRGGYMTQAARIKQDDSQVRDEARIQAIVDRVRPRAAAEGGQPDVIEAIYRSMMEAYIDYEHREFARLRAAAPSTAQEG; encoded by the coding sequence ATGACCCGCGCCATCGAGAACGTGCAGCACTGCACCACCATGGACGACGTGCGCCGCCACATCGACGCGCTCGACGACATCCTCGTGCCGCTGCTGGTGCAGCGCGGCGGCTACATGACGCAGGCCGCGCGCATCAAGCAGGACGACAGCCAAGTGCGCGACGAGGCGCGCATCCAGGCCATCGTGGACCGCGTGCGCCCGCGCGCTGCGGCCGAAGGCGGCCAGCCCGACGTGATCGAGGCCATCTACCGCAGCATGATGGAGGCCTATATCGATTACGAACACCGCGAGTTCGCGCGCCTGCGCGCGGCCGCCCCCAGCACGGCACAGGAAGGGTGA
- a CDS encoding chalcone isomerase family protein has translation MRVLQRCIAWTGAWLLACSGAMAQVTVADVKYEANATVQGTTLHLNGAGVRYKAVFKVYTAGLYLEKKASSQQEIAALKGPKRMRITMLREIDSAELGKLFSRGMEDNMDKAAFSKLVPGVLRMSQIFSEHKKLLPGEQFMIDWVPGTGTVITVKGQPQGEPFKEPEFFDALLGIWLGNQPADWKLKDALLGKAG, from the coding sequence ATGAGAGTCCTTCAGCGTTGCATCGCCTGGACAGGCGCCTGGCTGCTGGCATGCAGCGGTGCGATGGCCCAGGTCACGGTGGCCGACGTGAAGTACGAGGCCAACGCCACCGTGCAGGGGACCACGCTGCACCTCAACGGCGCGGGCGTGCGCTACAAGGCCGTGTTCAAGGTCTACACGGCGGGGCTCTACCTGGAGAAGAAGGCGTCCAGCCAGCAGGAGATCGCGGCCCTCAAGGGGCCCAAGCGCATGCGCATCACCATGCTGCGCGAGATCGACTCGGCCGAGCTGGGCAAGCTGTTCTCGCGCGGCATGGAGGACAACATGGACAAGGCCGCCTTCTCCAAGCTCGTGCCCGGCGTGCTGCGCATGAGCCAGATCTTCTCGGAGCACAAGAAGCTGCTGCCCGGCGAGCAGTTCATGATCGACTGGGTTCCCGGCACGGGCACCGTGATCACCGTGAAGGGCCAGCCCCAGGGCGAGCCGTTCAAGGAGCCCGAGTTCTTCGACGCGCTGCTTGGCATCTGGCTGGGCAACCAGCCGGCCGACTGGAAGCTCAAGGACGCCCTGCTCGGCAAGGCAGGCTGA